The Vibrio echinoideorum DNA window CATTCTTTGTTCATTTGGCGCGGCGGGCTTAATCCCGTCTCGCGTTGAGCAAGCGATCAACCGTATTCAAGCAGCACTACCAAACGGTCCTTACGCGTTTAACCTGATTCACAGCCCAAGTGAACCTGCACTAGAGCGCGGCAGTGTAGAGCTGTTTTTGAAGCACCAAGTAAAAACGGTTGAGGCTTCTGCATTCTTAGGTTTAACACCGCAAATCGTTCACTACCGTGCAGCAGGCCTTAGTCGCGATGCACAAGGTGAGATTCAGATTGGCAACAAGGTTATTGCCAAGGTAAGCCGTACTGAAGTAGCGAGCAAGTTCATGCAACCTGCTCCTGTGAAAATGCTGCAAGCTTTGGTTAATGAAGGTCGAATCACAGCAGAACAAATGGAACTGGCACAGTTGGTTCCTATGGCTGATGACATTACTGCAGAAGCCGATTCTGGGGGTCACACCGATAGCCGTCCACTGGTTACCCTACTGCCAACGATTCTTGCCCTGAAAGAGCAAATCCAAGCACAGTACCAATTCAAAACTCCACTACGTGTCGGTTGTGGTGGTGGCGTAGGTACGCCTGACGCTGCTCTAGCGACGTTTAACATGGGCGCGGCTTACATTGTTACTGGTTCAATCAACCAAGCGTGTGTTGAGGCTGGCGCGAGCGAACACACACGTAAGCTGCTTTCGACAACTGAAATGGCTGACGTGACTATGGCCCCGGCGGCAGACATGTTCGAAATGGGCGTGAAACTGCAAGTGGTTAAACGCGGCACCTTGTTCCCAATGCGTGCAAACAAGCTATACGAGCTATACACGCGTTACGATTCAATTGAAGCGATTCCAGCAGAAGAACGCCTAAAGTTAGAGAAGCAAGTATTCCGTTCAACGCTGGATGACATTTGGGCGGGAACTGTGGCGCACTTTAACGAGCGCGACCCAAAACAAATCGAACGAGCTGAAGGCAACCCAAAGCGTAAAATGGCGTTGATCTTCCGTTGGTACTTAGGGCTTTCTAGCCGTTGGTCAAATACAGGTGAACAAGGTCGTGAGATGGATTACCAAGTATGGGCAGGCCCTGCACTTGGCGCATTCAACGCATGGGCAAAAGACAGCTATCTAGACGATTACCAACAGCGTAATGCCGTTGATCTAGCAAAACACCTAATGCATGGCG harbors:
- the pfaD gene encoding eicosapentaenoate synthase subunit PfaD, with product MTTQTTINNEKLSPWPWQIEGSTTHFDNAAMSTILKDLSLACYVVNHPEKGLGVSQQAEITSGDSASAANSQPVSAFAPALGTQSLGDEDFRRCHGVKYAYYAGAMANGISSEELVIALGQAGILCSFGAAGLIPSRVEQAINRIQAALPNGPYAFNLIHSPSEPALERGSVELFLKHQVKTVEASAFLGLTPQIVHYRAAGLSRDAQGEIQIGNKVIAKVSRTEVASKFMQPAPVKMLQALVNEGRITAEQMELAQLVPMADDITAEADSGGHTDSRPLVTLLPTILALKEQIQAQYQFKTPLRVGCGGGVGTPDAALATFNMGAAYIVTGSINQACVEAGASEHTRKLLSTTEMADVTMAPAADMFEMGVKLQVVKRGTLFPMRANKLYELYTRYDSIEAIPAEERLKLEKQVFRSTLDDIWAGTVAHFNERDPKQIERAEGNPKRKMALIFRWYLGLSSRWSNTGEQGREMDYQVWAGPALGAFNAWAKDSYLDDYQQRNAVDLAKHLMHGAAYLARVNLLTSQGIKLDPELARWKPTQRMA